In Providencia alcalifaciens, the sequence GCTTGTTTTGTGTGTTGGACGTCGCAAAAAGCGCTCCGTCAACGCGTGTTGAATGCCACTTCAAAGTTATCCTCAACACCAGAAAATGCTTTGGTGGTGGGGCTCCCACTGCTTGTACGTACACGGTTTCAGGTTCTATTTCACTCCCCTCGCCGGGGTTCTTTTCGCCTTTCCCTCACGGTACTGGTTCACTATCGGTCAATCAGGAGTATTTAGCCTTGGAGGATGGTCCCCCCATATTCAGACAGGATAACACGTGTCCCGCCCTACTCGTCGAGTTCACAACACTAACACCTTCGGATACGGGGCTATCACCCTTTACTGCCGGCCTTTCCAGACCGTTCTCCTGATGCTAATGCTGATTAAGACTCTGGGCTGCTCCCCGTTCGCTCGCCGCTACTAGGGGAATCTCGGTTGATTTCTTTTCCTCGAGGTACTGAGATGTTTCAGTTCCCTCGGTTCGCCTCGTTTGACTATGTATTCATCAAACGATAGTGCAACGAATTGCACTGGGTTTCCCCATTCGGAAATCGTCGGTTGTAACGGTTCATATCACCTTACCGACGCTTATCGCAGATTAGCACGTCCTTCATCGCCTCTGATTGCCTAGGCATCCACCGTGTACGCTTAGTCGCTTAACCTCACAACCCGAAGGTGTCTTTTATCAACTGACCCGACGGCCAATTGAACACTTTCAAGTTGAGATTTTTGAGAGACTCTCACATTGTTTAAGCGATAAACAATGTGCGTTGTTTTCAATTTTCAGCTTGTTCCAGATTGTTAAAGAGCATAATTGTTAAACCAACTACAACGTAATTGGCTTAATCATTATTTGTGGGGAACGTCTTTCACTCATTCTCCGCGCAATTGGCGTCCCCTAGGGGATTCGAACCCCTGTTACCGCCGTGAAAGGGCGGTGTCCTAGGCCTCTAGACGAAGGGGACACTACAGTCAGCTTCGCAGACGCGCTTTTTGCTCTACTTTCTATCAGACAATCTGTGTGAGCACTTCACAAGTACACTTCAATGGTAAGGAGGTGATCCAACCGCAGGTTCCCCTACGGTTACCTTGTTACGACTTCACCCCAGTCATGAATCACAAAGTGGTAAGCGCCCTCCCGAAGGTTAAGCTACCTACTTCTTTTGCAACCCACTCCCATGGTGTGACGGGCGGTGTGTACAAGGCCCGGGAACGTATTCACCGTAGCATTCTGATCTACGATTACTAGCGATTCCGACTTCATGGAGTCGAGTTGCAGACTCCAATCCGGACTACGACGTACTTTATGAGTTCCGCTTGCTCTCGCGAGGTCGCTTCTCTTTGTATACGCCATTGTAGCACGTGTGTAGCCCTACTCGTAAGGGCCATGATGACTTGACGTCATCCCCACCTTCCTCCGGTTTATCACCGGCAGTCTCCTTTGAGTTCCCACCATCACGTGCTGGCAACAAAGGATAAGGGTTGCGCTCGTTGCGGGACTTAACCCAACATTTCACAACACGAGCTGACGACAGCCATGCAGCACCTGTCTCAGAGTTCCCGAAGGCACTAAAGCATCTCTGCTAAATTCTCTGGATGTCAAGAGTAGGTAAGGTTCTTCGCGTTGCATCGAATTAAACCACATGCTCCACCGCTTGTGCGGGCCCCCGTCAATTCATTTGAGTTTTAACCTTGCGGCCGTACTCCCCAGGCGGTCGATTTAACGCGTTAGCTCCGGAAGCCACTCCTCAAGGGAACAACCTCCAAATCGACATCGTTTACAGCGTGGACTACCAGGGTATCTAATCCTGTTTGCTCCCCACGCTTTCGCACCTGAGCGTCAGTCTTTGTCCAGGGGGCCGCCTTCGCCACCGGTATTCCTCCACATCTCTACGCATTTCACCGCTACACATGGAATTCTACCCCCCTCTACAAGACTCTAGCTGACCAGTCTTAGATGCCATTCCCAGGTTAAGCCCGGGGATTTCACATCTAACTTAATCAACCGCCTGCGTGCGCTTTACGCCCAGTAATTCCGATTAACGCTTGCACCCTCCGTATTACCGCGGCTGCTGGCACGGAGTTAGCCGGTGCTTCTTCTGTTGGTAACGTCAATCGTTGATGATATTAGCATCAACGCCTTCCTCCCAACTGAAAGTACTTTACAACCCTAAGGCCTTCTTCATACACGCGGCATGGCTGCATCAGGCTTGCGCCCATTGTGCAATATTCCCCACTGCTGCCTCCCGTAGGAGTCTGGGCCGTGTCTCAGTCCCAGTGTGGCTGATCATCCTCTCAGACCAGCTAGGGATCGTCGCCTTGGTGAGCCATTACCTCACCAACTAGCTAATCCCATATGGGTTCATCCGATAGCGCAAGGACCGAAGTTCCCCTGCTTTGCTCCTAAGAGATTATGCGGTATTAGCTACCGTTTCCAGTAGTTATCCCCCTCTATCGGGCAGATCCCCATACATTACTCACCCGTCCGCCGCTCGTCAGCGAGAAGCAAGCTTCTCCTGTTACCGCTCGACTTGCATGTGTTAGGCCTGCCGCCAGCGTTCAATCTGAGCCATGATCAAACTCTTCAATTAAAAAGCTTGATGCTCAAAGAATGTTTACTGTCGTTTGATTTCCGAAGAAACCAAATTACCTATTAGTTCATATATATGAATTAACGTGTTAGTCACTCTTCAAGACTTAAAATCAAATATTTTTTTGATAGTGTCCTGTGAGTGCCCACACAGATTGTCTGATAAATTGTTAAAGAGCGGTGCGACATTTCTTTTGGAAATTCGACTCAGTTTTTATCAACTTAGGTCGTTGTCGCGAGGTGGCGTATATTACGCTTTCCTCAGTGAGAGTCAAGTATTTTTTTACTTAATCTTTTCAGATTCTCTCGCTGCCGTTTCAGTGTCCATCGCGCTTTGCGTTGGCTTGTTCCCGGTCAGTGGATGCGCATTATAGGGAGTCAGAAAAATCTGGCAACCCTTTTTTTGATGTTTTTTTCCGTTCGCTCAGCTTTTCAGCTAATTTGGCTTAAATTGCCAGTTTTTTCAGCGATTTGAAGCCTTCAGCCTCAAGAACAGGCCTTAATTCTTGTAAACTCTCATTCATTAATAAGCAGTAAGCAAAGTCTTCTTCATTTGAATCTGTAACTTCAGCCTGATTATTGATGAGCCAAACGGTTCTTCTGGCAATCGCGGCGCCAGAATCAATAAATCGAGTTCCGCTCGGTAGCACTTTTTCTAACTCTTCTACTATAAGAGGGAAATGGGTGCAGCCAAGAATCACTGTATCTGGCGCTTCTTTCATTTTGATCCACGGTTTTACGGCTTGAGCCACCTCATCCAGCGGCAGTATTTCACCATGTAACTTTCTTTCTGCTAGTTGTACGAGTTCCGCGGAACCTAAAGAGATCACTTTACAGTCTGTTGCAAAGCGTTCAATCAGCTCTTTTGTGTATTCACGATTTACCGTCCCCCGAGTTGCCAGCAAACCAACAACACCATTACGCGTCAGTTTGGTTGCGGGCTTAATCGCCGGAACGACGCCGACAATAGGGAAAGTAAAGTTCGTTCTTAAATTAGGCAAGCTCACCGTACTTGCAGTGTTACACGCAATGACGGCAATGGTGAGTGGGTGTTTTTTCGCAATAGCATTAACGATTTGATAAACCCTATCAATAATGAACTCTTCGCTTTTTTCCCCATAAGGGAAGGCTTCATTATCGAATGCATATATATAGTGTGCATTCGGGATCAGTTTTTTAACTTCACGATAGACAGATAACCCGCCCACTCCGGAGTCAAATACCAGAATGGTCGGGCGAACAGATAGGTCGTTATTAGAAGTTGTAGCTTCCTGTGAGGAAATATTCTCTTCCAGCGGTGCGATAACCATACGCGGTCTCATAGTCTTTATCGAACATATTAGCTATTTTACCACGAATTGTGAGATGTGAAGTGATTGGATATGCAGCCGTGATATCCCAAAGGCTAACGCCGCCAACTTTTGTGCGTTGATAACTTTCATTGATATCGTAACGCTGCCCTATATATTGATAAGTTAGCCCCATATCTACAGTAGCCATATTCCAATCTAACTGATACTTAACTTGCTGTTTGGCACGGCGATTCAGGATCTGATTGGTCTCTTTATTCCTAGGGTCAATATATTGTAAGGTAAGCTGATGATGGAAAATCCATGTATCCATGTCCCCCACCCACTCAACACCTTTGATTCTTGCTTTCTTTATATTGCTATATTGCCCTTTAGGACTAAAATCGATCATATTATCTATATCATTCCTATAGGCAGTCAAACTCCAATCGAGAGGTCCACTAAGACCTTCAATCCCACCCTCCCACTGTGAACTTTCTTCTGGGTTTAAATTTTCATTTGGCCCCCAACGACCGTACAGTTGATCTAATGTTGGTGCTTTATATGCAGTTGCGTATGAACCAATCAGTCTATAACCTTCAATGAACTCCCATCCCGCACCTGTTTGCCATGTAGAGTGCCAGCCATATTTAGAGTGATAATCACTGCGAACAGCGCCTTCAACAGTGACTTGGTTAAATTGATTTTGTCCTGTTATGTACAACCCAGTATCATCAACACTACGTTTTTTAGCGATAAAATTATGATTCGGTTGAATCGATTGTCGATTCCAATCAATACCCGCACTGATTCCACCGTTATCTAACTTAAAGGTATTTCCCCATTGTAAGTTATATTGTTCTGAGTCCTTTAGTAATGAGGATTTATCATAGCGCCCTTTTCTTGGGTCAAAATCATAATCTTTTAAATGGCTATAACTGGAAATTAGTTGGGAAGAATAAATACCTTTCGTAAATTTAACGCCTACATCATAATTTCTACTTGATAATTCGCGTGTATCTGCGATTACACCAGCATAATCCCAACTTGGTTCTGCATCATATTTTGTTCTGTTATCATAGCCATAAGCTCTGGCAAACCCACTGAACTCATCGCTAAATTGATGTTCAAGCCCCAACCATAATGTTTTATTCATAAACCCATCACGATCAGGTTGAGGTGTACCGCCAGTGTTTCCTCGAGCCTCAACATCGAATCCCCATGTGTAGTTATATGAAGCTGATGCGGTTACTTTTGTTTTTTCCCCAATCTGCTGTTGAGTGGAGCCTGTATAGTTTTGATATCCATAGCTACCAAGGGTTGCATCTAATGTCGTTCCGGGCTTAGATCTACCCGTGATAATATTGATGACGCCACCAATAGCATCAGAGCCATAAACCGCTGAACGTGCACCTCGAATGTACTCAATACGTTGAACCATAGATAATGGAATTTGGCTCATATCGGATGAACCACTTACCCCCGCCTGATTCAATCTAATTCCATCAACAAGTACAAGAACATGTCCTGAGTTTGTACCTCTGACAAAAAGCGTACTTAATTGGCCTCTCCCACCACTCTGTGAAATATCCACACCCGGCAGGCGTCTTAATACATCAATCACGGTATTTGACTGCCAATGGTCAATATCTTCACGGGTTACGACAGTGACTGGCACTAATATAGAAGAGATAGGTTGCTCGAAACGGTTAGCAGACACTACCATTTCATCAGACGAGTTTGAGTTTGCACTTGCCAAAGAGGAAATACCGCACAACACTGCCAGAGCTGCCACCGATAGTGGTAGCGACTTGTTATTATTCATTATGTTTACACTCGGAAAATCAATTAAATTAACATTCCGCGAGGTTGAATACAGATTCGCGCAAATATTCAACAAAGCGATTGGAAGCGTGGCAGGTATCGGACTTATAAAGTGACAAGTTGGGTTTCTATATATGAAGCGATATATAAAATGAAAATTCGACCTGTTATATCCCCTAAATAATTCAAGCTGCATGTAGGCGGCAAGCAAAGATATTCCTAGGAGCATACTGAAGTATGTGACTAGGGTAGCTGAGCGATGCCAACACCCATGTAGCTTGAAGAATGACGGGGATACCTTAATTACCGTTGCGCGTCAGTTCTGGACTCTCACCAAATTCCCTAAAACCACGAACTATTATCCTAAGTTGAATAGTTGTCAGTGTCCATGAATCGATAATGAAAACTGGACATCTTCGCTGCTTGCCCTACAATTTCGCCCCTGATGTGAATTTTGACTGCTTTATGGGGCCATATGATGCAAAACACCTTGCACACCGAAGATTACGAACTGCAACTTGCAGAGAAAGTTGACCGTCTGAAGAGTTTGATGGCCCCTTATGCTGCGCCTGAACCTGAAATTTATTCATCTCCAACTTCCCATTATCGGATGCGTGCAGAATTTAGAATTTGGCACGAAGGGGACGACCTATTTCACATTATGTTTGATAAAGAGACCAAAGAACGCATTCGAATTGAGTCATTTCCAGTTGCTAGTCAACTAATTAACGATATGATGGCTGAACTTCTGCCTTTATTAAAACGTACTGAATTACTGCGCCATAAATTATTCCAGATAGATTACTTAT encodes:
- the murI gene encoding glutamate racemase, translating into MVIAPLEENISSQEATTSNNDLSVRPTILVFDSGVGGLSVYREVKKLIPNAHYIYAFDNEAFPYGEKSEEFIIDRVYQIVNAIAKKHPLTIAVIACNTASTVSLPNLRTNFTFPIVGVVPAIKPATKLTRNGVVGLLATRGTVNREYTKELIERFATDCKVISLGSAELVQLAERKLHGEILPLDEVAQAVKPWIKMKEAPDTVILGCTHFPLIVEELEKVLPSGTRFIDSGAAIARRTVWLINNQAEVTDSNEEDFAYCLLMNESLQELRPVLEAEGFKSLKKLAI
- the btuB gene encoding TonB-dependent vitamin B12 receptor BtuB; translation: MNNNKSLPLSVAALAVLCGISSLASANSNSSDEMVVSANRFEQPISSILVPVTVVTREDIDHWQSNTVIDVLRRLPGVDISQSGGRGQLSTLFVRGTNSGHVLVLVDGIRLNQAGVSGSSDMSQIPLSMVQRIEYIRGARSAVYGSDAIGGVINIITGRSKPGTTLDATLGSYGYQNYTGSTQQQIGEKTKVTASASYNYTWGFDVEARGNTGGTPQPDRDGFMNKTLWLGLEHQFSDEFSGFARAYGYDNRTKYDAEPSWDYAGVIADTRELSSRNYDVGVKFTKGIYSSQLISSYSHLKDYDFDPRKGRYDKSSLLKDSEQYNLQWGNTFKLDNGGISAGIDWNRQSIQPNHNFIAKKRSVDDTGLYITGQNQFNQVTVEGAVRSDYHSKYGWHSTWQTGAGWEFIEGYRLIGSYATAYKAPTLDQLYGRWGPNENLNPEESSQWEGGIEGLSGPLDWSLTAYRNDIDNMIDFSPKGQYSNIKKARIKGVEWVGDMDTWIFHHQLTLQYIDPRNKETNQILNRRAKQQVKYQLDWNMATVDMGLTYQYIGQRYDINESYQRTKVGGVSLWDITAAYPITSHLTIRGKIANMFDKDYETAYGYRTAGREYFLTGSYNF